A genomic stretch from Candidatus Hydrogenedentota bacterium includes:
- a CDS encoding purine-binding chemotaxis protein CheW codes for MTVEPGPPEEQAILERRARELARRPRGDADTGARLEIVEFTMAHERYGVESRFVREVYPLRELTPIPGTPPFVLGIVNLRGHVISLVDLKRFFSLPEKGLSDINHVVLLSSTEMEFGILADTLRGVRSLPAGELQHELPTFTGRRRDYLLGVARDGTVVLDARRILGDPDIVIRDHGTD; via the coding sequence ATGACCGTGGAACCGGGCCCCCCCGAGGAGCAGGCTATCCTCGAAAGGCGCGCGCGCGAGCTCGCGCGGCGGCCCCGAGGCGACGCCGACACCGGCGCACGACTGGAAATCGTGGAATTCACCATGGCCCACGAGCGCTATGGCGTGGAGTCCCGATTCGTCCGGGAAGTTTACCCCCTGCGCGAGTTGACGCCCATTCCAGGCACGCCGCCCTTCGTCCTGGGTATCGTGAACTTGCGCGGCCACGTCATCTCCCTTGTGGACCTGAAGCGATTCTTCTCCTTACCGGAAAAAGGACTCTCGGACATAAACCACGTCGTGCTGTTGTCCTCCACGGAAATGGAATTCGGCATTCTGGCGGATACCCTGCGCGGCGTGCGCAGCCTCCCCGCGGGCGAACTTCAGCACGAACTGCCCACCTTCACGGGCCGAAGAAGGGACTACCTCCTCGGCGTGGCCCGAGACGGAACCGTGGTGCTCGACGCGCGGCGGATTCTGGGCGACCCGGATATCGTCATTCGTGATCACGGAACCGACTAG
- a CDS encoding tetratricopeptide repeat protein: MNAPLTDQLLSRASAWLTEAIGLHFPPARWRDLRRGIASAAPALGFRCPLDCTEWIAQGRLSPEQLDRLAPHLTVSETYFFRDTALFQYLESVLLPDLIQKKRAGGMGLRLWCAGCCTGEEAYSLAILLHRLIPDLPRWNLSLLATDINVDALAKAREGCYSLWSFRGTSAWNDTRYFTAGPGKCFTVRPEVRAAVRFESLNLASSDYPSLLNGTSNIDVLICRNVLMYFEPGAANRAMARLADAISEEGWLIVAPSELPLVDKAQFAPVHRESTILHQKSGLRLHTPVPPPIAKPFPRPAHRPVPPARPAANPNASPVDRADAEFALSNAEDLFAAHQHEAAWDIAVTFTGESPARVRAMRLLARICADQGRLAEAQDWCDRIIAEDRVDPAGYYLRALVLRERGLHIEAGDALRQTLYLDPDFIIAHFTLGALAHARGDAATAARHWRNTIRLLGRCAPEASVPESDGLSAARLLDIVESLMEREVAI, encoded by the coding sequence ATGAACGCCCCCCTGACGGATCAGCTCCTCTCCCGCGCGAGCGCCTGGCTCACGGAAGCCATCGGTCTCCATTTCCCACCGGCGCGGTGGCGCGATCTGCGGCGCGGCATCGCTTCGGCCGCGCCGGCGCTTGGCTTTCGGTGCCCGCTCGATTGCACGGAATGGATCGCCCAGGGACGACTGAGCCCCGAGCAGCTTGATCGTCTCGCGCCCCATCTGACCGTCAGTGAGACCTACTTCTTCCGCGATACGGCCCTCTTCCAATACTTGGAAAGTGTGCTGCTTCCCGATTTGATCCAGAAGAAGCGCGCCGGTGGGATGGGGCTGCGTCTCTGGTGCGCCGGGTGCTGCACGGGTGAGGAGGCCTACTCTCTCGCCATTCTCCTCCACCGCCTCATTCCCGATCTCCCCCGATGGAACCTATCCCTGCTGGCGACCGACATCAACGTCGACGCCCTGGCGAAGGCGCGGGAGGGCTGCTACAGCCTCTGGTCCTTCCGGGGCACTTCCGCCTGGAATGACACCCGCTATTTCACAGCCGGCCCCGGTAAGTGTTTCACGGTTCGCCCCGAAGTCCGCGCCGCCGTTCGTTTCGAATCCCTCAATCTGGCAAGTTCCGACTACCCTTCGCTCCTCAACGGAACCTCCAACATCGACGTGCTGATCTGTCGGAACGTGCTCATGTATTTCGAGCCCGGGGCGGCCAACCGCGCCATGGCGCGGCTGGCCGACGCCATCTCGGAAGAAGGATGGCTCATCGTAGCCCCTTCGGAACTCCCGCTCGTGGACAAAGCTCAGTTCGCGCCGGTCCACAGGGAAAGCACGATCCTCCACCAGAAATCCGGCCTGCGACTCCACACACCCGTGCCGCCACCCATTGCGAAGCCCTTCCCGAGGCCTGCCCACCGCCCTGTTCCACCCGCGCGGCCCGCGGCAAACCCGAATGCCTCCCCCGTGGACCGCGCGGACGCAGAGTTCGCCCTGAGCAACGCCGAGGACCTCTTTGCGGCCCATCAGCACGAGGCCGCCTGGGACATCGCGGTAACCTTCACCGGGGAAAGTCCCGCCCGAGTAAGGGCGATGCGCCTGCTGGCGCGAATTTGCGCCGATCAGGGTCGCCTCGCGGAAGCACAGGACTGGTGCGACAGAATCATCGCGGAGGATCGCGTGGACCCCGCGGGCTACTATCTCCGCGCCCTCGTCCTCCGGGAGCGGGGACTCCATATCGAAGCGGGTGACGCCCTCCGACAGACCCTCTATCTCGACCCCGACTTCATCATCGCCCATTTCACGCTCGGGGCGCTTGCCCACGCCAGGGGCGATGCCGCCACGGCGGCGCGGCACTGGCGAAACACCATCCGGCTCCTGGGCCGTTGCGCCCCGGAGGCGTCCGTACCCGAGTCCGACGGACTCTCCGCCGCCCGTCTGCTGGACATCGTAGAAAGTCTGATGGAAAGGGAGGTGGCGATATGA
- a CDS encoding heavy metal translocating P-type ATPase: MTEHATGDTTGTPSAFRQLFGSERFRTTGTAVMALICIAAYAVMRLATEASSSVVNAPLILCLIVGGVPQVIDLFKKFLRGEFGSDLLGGISITTSVFLGEYLAGAIIVLMLSGGEALEAYALRSASSVLAALAKRMPSIAHRRGPDGIADAALESLEPGDIVVVYPHEICPVDGDVIEGRGVMDESYLTGEPFQITKTIGSSVISGSINGEVALTIRATQRAADSRYARIMSVMRESEATRPQMRRLGDQLGAVYTPIAVAVALLAWGFSGDATRFLAVLVIATPCPLLIGIPVAIIGSISLCARRAIIVKSPVVLEQIAKCRTAIFDKTGTLTYGEPALVEQIVAPGFDAPTVLALAAGLERYSKHPLASAILKAAEKLGGEDIDATEVSEHPGQGLRGRVSGQEVLITSRKKLANIAVTGQEHMPGAGEGLECVVAVGGAFAAVYRFRDAPRSDSHSFMKHLGPRHQFNRLMIVSGDRESEVHYLAKEVGITDIHAQKSPEEKLAIVRDETKRARTLYVGDGINDAPAMMAATVGLAIGQGSDVTAEAAGVVVMDNSLRKIDEFLHISKRMRSIALQTAVGGMVLSLAGMAFASVGMLSPVEGAICQEVIDVLAVLNALRAAWPPRTMSDM, from the coding sequence ATGACTGAGCATGCGACGGGGGATACGACCGGAACGCCGAGCGCGTTTCGGCAACTCTTTGGATCGGAGCGTTTTCGCACCACGGGCACCGCTGTGATGGCCCTGATTTGCATCGCGGCCTACGCGGTAATGCGATTGGCGACGGAAGCCTCATCGTCCGTAGTGAATGCGCCCCTGATTCTCTGCCTCATCGTGGGTGGTGTGCCGCAGGTCATCGATCTCTTCAAAAAATTCCTGCGGGGTGAATTCGGCTCCGATCTGCTGGGCGGCATCTCCATTACCACGTCCGTGTTTCTGGGCGAATACCTGGCTGGCGCCATCATCGTGCTGATGTTATCCGGCGGCGAGGCGCTGGAGGCCTATGCTTTGCGCAGCGCCTCCTCCGTGCTGGCGGCTTTGGCGAAGCGCATGCCTTCCATCGCGCACCGGCGCGGGCCGGATGGCATCGCCGACGCCGCACTGGAATCGCTGGAGCCCGGTGATATAGTGGTGGTCTACCCGCACGAGATCTGCCCCGTGGACGGCGATGTGATCGAAGGGCGCGGCGTGATGGATGAATCCTACCTCACGGGCGAGCCCTTTCAGATTACGAAGACGATTGGTTCGTCGGTTATCTCCGGCTCCATCAACGGCGAAGTGGCGTTGACCATTCGCGCGACCCAGCGCGCGGCGGATTCCCGGTATGCCCGGATCATGTCGGTCATGCGCGAGTCCGAGGCGACCCGCCCGCAGATGCGTCGGCTCGGCGATCAACTTGGCGCGGTCTACACGCCGATTGCGGTGGCCGTGGCGCTCCTGGCCTGGGGTTTCAGCGGCGACGCCACGCGCTTTCTCGCCGTGCTCGTCATCGCCACGCCGTGTCCGCTGCTCATCGGGATTCCCGTGGCCATCATCGGCTCCATTTCGCTTTGCGCGCGCCGGGCGATCATCGTGAAGAGTCCCGTGGTGCTGGAGCAGATCGCCAAGTGTCGCACGGCCATTTTCGACAAGACGGGCACACTGACCTACGGCGAGCCCGCGCTGGTTGAACAGATCGTGGCGCCGGGCTTTGACGCGCCTACCGTGCTTGCTCTCGCGGCGGGCCTGGAGCGCTATTCCAAGCACCCGCTGGCCAGCGCGATCCTTAAGGCCGCTGAAAAACTCGGCGGAGAAGACATAGACGCGACAGAAGTAAGCGAGCACCCCGGCCAGGGCCTGCGCGGGAGAGTTTCCGGCCAGGAAGTCTTGATTACCAGCCGAAAGAAGCTCGCCAACATCGCTGTCACTGGCCAGGAGCACATGCCCGGCGCGGGAGAGGGCCTGGAGTGCGTGGTGGCCGTCGGGGGCGCCTTTGCCGCCGTCTATCGCTTCCGCGACGCACCCCGCTCCGACAGCCACTCCTTCATGAAGCACCTCGGCCCGCGTCACCAGTTCAACCGGCTCATGATCGTGTCCGGTGACCGCGAATCCGAAGTTCACTATCTCGCGAAGGAAGTGGGCATTACCGATATCCACGCGCAAAAAAGTCCGGAAGAAAAGCTCGCCATTGTGCGCGACGAGACAAAGCGCGCCAGGACCCTGTACGTCGGGGACGGCATCAACGACGCCCCCGCCATGATGGCCGCCACCGTGGGCCTCGCCATCGGCCAGGGTAGCGATGTGACGGCCGAAGCGGCGGGCGTGGTGGTGATGGACAACTCCCTGCGCAAGATCGACGAGTTCCTCCACATCAGCAAGCGCATGCGGAGCATCGCCCTTCAGACCGCCGTGGGCGGCATGGTGCTCAGCCTCGCGGGTATGGCCTTTGCCTCCGTGGGGATGCTCAGTCCCGTGGAAGGCGCGATATGCCAGGAAGTGATCGACGTGCTCGCCGTGCTCAACGCCCTCCGCGCCGCCTGGCCGCCGAGGACGATGTCGGATATGTAG
- a CDS encoding purine-binding chemotaxis protein CheW: MEDAERAVVFSVDARRFAVSAACVDFVTRAVALTPLPNAPDIVAGLVNVRGVIMPVVSVRRRSGIPDRPLSSGDYFIVARTPRRSLALIADAILGLFPFRAEDFSATAEVLRGVPHLGGILQDPDGLILIHDLERFLSLEEEQFLDVALAGHTS, encoded by the coding sequence ATGGAAGACGCAGAACGCGCTGTAGTCTTTTCCGTTGACGCACGGCGATTTGCCGTCTCCGCCGCCTGTGTCGATTTTGTCACTCGGGCGGTCGCGCTCACCCCCCTGCCCAATGCGCCGGATATCGTCGCGGGCCTCGTCAATGTACGAGGTGTCATCATGCCCGTCGTCAGCGTCCGACGCCGTTCGGGCATCCCCGATCGTCCCCTCTCGTCGGGAGACTACTTCATCGTCGCCCGCACACCCCGTCGCTCGCTGGCGCTCATTGCCGACGCCATTCTGGGTCTCTTCCCATTTCGCGCGGAGGACTTTTCCGCGACGGCGGAGGTCCTGCGGGGCGTACCCCATCTGGGCGGTATCCTCCAGGACCCCGATGGATTGATACTTATCCACGACCTTGAGCGCTTCCTCTCGCTGGAGGAAGAGCAGTTCCTCGACGTCGCGCTGGCGGGCCACACGTCATGA
- a CDS encoding CPXCG motif-containing cysteine-rich protein has translation MEYYDVTCPHCWQTFSIPLDVSVRGQLFVYDCEICCNPLEVEYEAEDGEIVFCEARSLEQ, from the coding sequence ATGGAATACTACGACGTCACCTGCCCCCACTGCTGGCAAACATTCTCCATACCCCTGGATGTGTCCGTACGGGGCCAGCTTTTTGTCTATGATTGCGAGATATGCTGCAATCCGCTGGAGGTGGAGTATGAGGCGGAGGACGGCGAGATTGTGTTCTGCGAGGCGCGTTCTCTGGAGCAGTAG
- a CDS encoding sigma-70 family RNA polymerase sigma factor: protein MSADTQQLIQRSLQGDQRAFGQIVERYQGAVSAMAYSVTGNLAQSEDLAQEAFIIAWKKLGALQKHESLSAWLCGIARNLARDWMRTQAARPTVSMENLDETAQPLAESPEITQHQRERADLVWTALAEIPETYREPLILFYRQGESIRDIAEALELSEDNVRQRLSRGRKFLRAEVAHTVEDTLADTRPGKAFTAGVIAALPALYGAKTAAVEAGTYALQTRTGVLAMSTKQVVLTGVAILLFTAGTYLAIRPHVTTPGPVSTETLPAATVPGNTSIPVSATAISTPAEPTHLAGTAIFPPASPQRIEIEPIEISNPSDYITLMGSVVDSAGYPVPGAEVSVAALGLPKPPSDANADLLYAHRTAYEKYLGNRSHYWYGHTGENGAFTIAGVRFSGSTLITARAPGYRAAMKHLALDDTDVSRENLVLRLEAGVTIRGVLLSFAGLPVNDGVLKLVGFVDESGKMSDSIGLTALTNDRGQFEMAIDGPGVASLSARSESCGQNSFANVVANPERELVLRYPPVASVFGRVTDSDGAAVSGVEVRLDGTLETRHPSAGGSSPSNRARGETFKATTDLNGGYQIARVDSGQQYTSGVYGTDGTILTQGPGVEAVTPGRDYRLNFTVTTPAIVRGTVRGRSSGKPIPGIPLIAIQSENLRQTSGISGLTSYATALSGPDGTYEISITGASSTYVLMPTYDLSPYDFVGTDVPPNAVTVNVRPGDIVSCDLQVDEPGTRAFLLLDGSGKRVADAHLHLGLDPHESGFGYSLDAKTGADGRVVVNGIPPDHLSVISFRRDGFYPAQSEPLAVTWDETPTEEVIVMYQLARILLVARNPAGEPLANQTVEMEAEFDLDNVLTAILRTDANGVVSVDTELPATRLAVTFYQDVNRDGTSTRVSTGPVDFELSPGQNDLGEIVLVWE from the coding sequence ATGTCGGCAGATACCCAGCAACTCATCCAGCGGAGCCTCCAGGGCGATCAGCGCGCTTTCGGCCAGATTGTGGAGCGCTACCAGGGCGCCGTCAGCGCCATGGCCTACAGCGTCACCGGCAACCTCGCCCAGAGCGAGGATCTCGCACAGGAAGCCTTCATCATCGCGTGGAAAAAACTCGGCGCATTGCAGAAGCACGAATCACTGAGCGCCTGGCTCTGTGGCATCGCCCGAAACCTCGCCCGCGACTGGATGCGCACGCAAGCCGCCCGGCCCACCGTCTCCATGGAAAACCTCGACGAGACCGCGCAGCCCCTCGCTGAATCCCCCGAGATCACGCAACACCAGCGCGAACGCGCGGACCTCGTCTGGACCGCCCTCGCCGAGATCCCCGAGACCTACCGCGAGCCCCTCATCCTCTTCTACCGCCAGGGCGAATCCATCCGCGACATCGCCGAGGCCCTCGAACTCAGTGAGGACAACGTGAGGCAGCGCCTCTCCCGCGGCCGCAAGTTCCTCCGCGCGGAAGTCGCGCACACCGTCGAAGACACCCTCGCCGACACACGCCCCGGCAAGGCTTTTACGGCGGGCGTCATCGCCGCGCTACCCGCGCTCTACGGCGCGAAAACGGCCGCTGTCGAAGCGGGGACGTATGCACTGCAGACACGAACGGGAGTGCTCGCCATGTCTACGAAACAGGTGGTGCTAACGGGAGTCGCAATACTGCTGTTTACCGCGGGTACATACCTGGCAATCCGGCCACACGTTACGACGCCTGGACCTGTCTCGACCGAAACCCTTCCTGCCGCGACGGTCCCCGGAAATACGTCGATACCCGTTAGTGCCACCGCAATATCCACCCCTGCTGAACCAACACACCTCGCGGGAACGGCAATATTTCCCCCGGCGTCGCCACAGAGAATTGAAATCGAGCCGATTGAGATTTCCAATCCGAGCGACTACATCACGCTCATGGGTTCCGTTGTGGATTCGGCCGGGTACCCAGTGCCGGGCGCTGAAGTAAGTGTCGCGGCCCTGGGTCTGCCGAAACCGCCCTCCGATGCAAATGCGGATCTGCTTTATGCACACCGGACGGCCTACGAGAAGTATCTTGGAAACCGCAGCCATTATTGGTACGGCCATACCGGCGAGAACGGCGCCTTTACTATCGCCGGCGTGCGCTTTTCCGGATCGACGTTGATCACTGCGCGCGCTCCGGGTTACCGGGCCGCGATGAAACATCTTGCTCTGGACGATACCGATGTTTCGCGAGAGAACCTTGTACTGCGCCTGGAAGCCGGTGTTACTATCCGCGGCGTTCTATTGAGTTTCGCCGGATTGCCCGTGAATGACGGCGTGTTGAAACTCGTGGGGTTTGTTGATGAGTCGGGAAAAATGAGCGACTCGATAGGGCTGACGGCGCTCACGAATGATAGGGGGCAGTTCGAAATGGCGATTGACGGGCCTGGTGTCGCATCGCTCAGCGCCCGGAGCGAATCCTGCGGCCAGAATTCGTTTGCAAACGTTGTTGCGAATCCAGAGCGGGAGTTGGTACTTCGTTATCCTCCGGTGGCATCCGTCTTCGGCAGGGTCACGGACAGCGACGGGGCGGCTGTATCCGGGGTTGAAGTTCGCCTCGACGGCACGCTGGAAACCAGACACCCGTCTGCCGGCGGCTCCAGCCCGAGCAACAGAGCGAGAGGCGAGACATTCAAGGCAACGACGGATCTCAACGGCGGATACCAAATCGCAAGAGTCGACTCCGGGCAGCAATATACCAGCGGAGTGTATGGGACAGACGGAACGATACTGACGCAGGGCCCCGGAGTTGAGGCGGTGACACCCGGACGCGACTACCGATTGAATTTCACCGTGACCACACCGGCAATTGTGCGCGGCACGGTCCGCGGCAGGTCCTCGGGCAAACCGATTCCGGGAATTCCATTGATCGCTATTCAGTCGGAAAATCTTCGCCAGACAAGCGGGATTTCCGGATTGACGAGCTACGCAACCGCGTTGAGTGGTCCAGACGGCACCTATGAGATTAGTATCACCGGCGCCAGTAGCACCTATGTCTTGATGCCCACGTACGACCTTTCCCCATATGATTTTGTGGGTACGGACGTCCCGCCAAACGCCGTTACAGTGAACGTTCGTCCGGGCGATATCGTTTCATGTGATTTGCAAGTCGATGAGCCCGGAACGCGCGCTTTCCTGCTTCTTGACGGTAGCGGCAAGCGGGTCGCGGACGCGCACTTGCACCTGGGTCTCGATCCCCACGAATCTGGTTTTGGATACAGTCTTGATGCGAAGACCGGAGCCGATGGACGCGTCGTTGTGAACGGCATACCACCGGATCACTTATCCGTGATTTCTTTTCGAAGAGATGGATTCTACCCCGCCCAAAGTGAGCCCCTGGCGGTCACATGGGATGAGACGCCGACGGAGGAAGTCATCGTTATGTACCAACTGGCTCGAATTCTGTTGGTGGCGCGTAACCCGGCTGGCGAGCCCCTGGCGAACCAGACGGTGGAAATGGAGGCCGAATTCGACCTCGACAACGTCTTGACGGCCATCCTCCGTACGGATGCCAATGGTGTGGTCAGCGTCGACACGGAACTGCCGGCGACGCGGCTTGCAGTCACATTTTATCAGGATGTTAATCGGGACGGCACGAGCACGAGAGTTAGTACAGGACCCGTCGACTTTGAACTGAGTCCGGGACAAAACGACCTTGGCGAAATTGTACTTGTCTGGGAGTAG
- a CDS encoding c-type cytochrome, with translation MLHWLTQLQISPDQIGPIRPIRLIKPLRQWALLSAFILQTSAFSSPMVPGFERFAASPDSGVSPGLLLYNELKCGACHGEIAPMQSAFPPHAAPILDNAGARMRLDYLQAFIAAPHATKPGTSMPDLLATLEPAARAETSEALAHYLASLGELMAEKDTQISEAELEAGAALFHSVGCVACHEPTQSAQTAGPEDIFWEDGGVETPKIEVPSVPLPNLAAKTTPEALAAFLRDPAAIRPGARMPNMTLSEEEARQIAQWMTQGDSASATATIDPTKAARGKELFQTLGCASCHTIGGATTRPTATPLAGKPLSDAGCLAIAPLPNLPWFDLSEAQRTALRAIPIDAPAPTDADTINHTLLALNCYACHERNGLGGPEPGRALYFTETEILDLGDEGRLPPTLTGVGAKLTPEWLRTILTDGGRVRPYMATRMPHFGEANIGTLVEAFAKVDADPNPPTVNVSGLEHHHRNEYGRELMGTTGLGCVTCHNLNGQKSLGIPAVDLAHVPARLQPEWFMKYMLAPASLRPQTRMPAFFENGKSLSSELFKGDAVKQIEALWIYLKEVNETRLPEGMEDTGGFELIPTDAPIIHRTFIQDVGPRAIAVGFPGGLNYAFDAETCRVALLWRGRFIDAESAWADRFTLFVSPLGEAIAKLPEGPAVALNAEGPWDQSRLRFLGYRLDESRTPIFRYQLGDVIIEESLRPAPENPIRLIRRLELKGPLQTVYVRLGMESPPTPIEVTEAGTTFEEVITW, from the coding sequence TTGTTGCACTGGCTCACTCAACTCCAGATATCCCCCGATCAGATCGGTCCTATCCGTCCAATCCGTCTGATAAAACCGCTACGGCAATGGGCACTCCTTTCAGCCTTCATCCTTCAGACTTCAGCCTTCTCATCCCCCATGGTCCCCGGCTTCGAGCGATTCGCAGCCTCCCCCGATAGCGGCGTCTCCCCCGGCCTCCTGCTCTACAACGAGCTCAAGTGCGGCGCGTGCCACGGCGAGATCGCGCCCATGCAATCCGCATTCCCGCCCCACGCGGCCCCAATCCTCGACAATGCGGGCGCGCGGATGCGTCTCGATTATCTCCAAGCCTTCATCGCCGCCCCCCACGCCACCAAGCCCGGCACCAGCATGCCCGATCTACTCGCCACCCTCGAACCCGCCGCGCGGGCCGAAACGAGCGAGGCCCTGGCCCACTATCTCGCGAGCCTGGGCGAGCTGATGGCTGAGAAGGACACACAAATCTCCGAGGCCGAATTGGAAGCGGGTGCCGCGCTGTTTCATTCCGTCGGCTGTGTCGCCTGCCACGAACCCACGCAATCCGCCCAAACCGCGGGCCCGGAGGATATCTTCTGGGAAGACGGCGGCGTGGAGACGCCGAAGATTGAAGTGCCATCGGTTCCCCTGCCCAATCTCGCCGCGAAGACCACGCCCGAGGCGCTCGCGGCCTTCCTCCGCGATCCCGCCGCAATTCGCCCCGGCGCACGCATGCCGAATATGACCTTGAGCGAAGAGGAAGCGCGACAAATTGCCCAGTGGATGACCCAGGGTGATTCAGCGTCGGCCACCGCCACTATTGACCCAACCAAAGCCGCGCGCGGCAAGGAACTCTTCCAAACCCTCGGTTGCGCTTCCTGCCACACCATCGGCGGCGCGACCACACGGCCCACCGCCACGCCACTCGCGGGCAAGCCGCTTTCCGACGCCGGGTGCCTCGCAATCGCGCCCCTGCCGAATCTGCCCTGGTTCGATCTGAGCGAAGCGCAGCGGACCGCGCTGCGCGCCATCCCCATCGACGCGCCCGCCCCCACGGATGCCGACACCATCAACCACACGCTTCTCGCGCTGAACTGCTATGCCTGCCACGAGCGCAATGGACTCGGCGGCCCCGAGCCCGGTCGCGCGCTCTATTTCACCGAAACTGAAATCCTCGATCTGGGCGACGAAGGCCGCCTCCCTCCCACGCTCACCGGCGTGGGCGCGAAGCTCACGCCCGAATGGCTGCGGACCATCCTCACCGACGGCGGTCGCGTGCGCCCCTACATGGCCACGCGCATGCCCCACTTCGGCGAGGCCAACATCGGCACACTCGTAGAGGCATTCGCCAAGGTCGACGCGGATCCGAATCCGCCCACCGTGAACGTCTCCGGCCTGGAGCATCACCACCGCAACGAATACGGCCGCGAACTCATGGGCACGACCGGCCTCGGTTGCGTCACCTGCCACAACTTGAACGGACAAAAATCCCTCGGCATCCCCGCGGTGGACCTGGCCCACGTGCCCGCGCGGCTCCAGCCCGAATGGTTCATGAAATATATGCTCGCTCCCGCGTCGCTCCGCCCCCAGACCCGCATGCCCGCCTTCTTCGAGAACGGCAAGAGCCTGAGCAGCGAACTCTTCAAAGGCGACGCCGTCAAGCAGATTGAAGCGCTCTGGATCTACCTCAAAGAAGTAAACGAAACCCGCCTTCCCGAGGGCATGGAGGACACGGGCGGCTTCGAACTCATCCCAACCGACGCACCGATCATCCACCGCACCTTCATCCAGGATGTCGGACCCCGCGCCATCGCCGTGGGCTTTCCCGGCGGACTCAACTATGCCTTCGACGCCGAAACCTGCCGCGTCGCCCTCCTCTGGCGCGGGCGCTTCATCGACGCCGAATCCGCCTGGGCCGATCGCTTCACCCTCTTCGTGTCGCCCCTGGGCGAGGCCATCGCGAAACTGCCCGAAGGGCCCGCCGTGGCGTTGAACGCCGAGGGTCCATGGGATCAGAGTCGCTTGCGCTTTCTCGGTTACCGACTCGACGAATCACGAACGCCCATTTTCCGATATCAATTGGGAGACGTGATCATCGAAGAGTCACTGCGGCCTGCGCCGGAAAACCCGATTCGACTCATAAGGCGATTGGAACTCAAGGGCCCGTTGCAGACCGTGTACGTGCGCTTGGGAATGGAGTCTCCTCCAACGCCAATTGAAGTAACCGAAGCGGGTACGACGTTTGAAGAGGTGATAACATGGTAA